In a genomic window of Onychostoma macrolepis isolate SWU-2019 chromosome 08, ASM1243209v1, whole genome shotgun sequence:
- the wnt5a gene encoding protein Wnt-5a gives MLFKLKLLRSGWGGVTDSRHGAVTIAFCAFFMQVFVEASSWWSLAMNPLLIPEAYIIGGQPLCSQLAGLSKGQKKLCQLYQDHMQFIGEGAKTGIRECQYQFRNRRWNCSTVDNSSVFGRVMQIGSRETAFTYAISAAGVVNAVSRACREGELSSCGCSRAARPRDLPRDWLWGGCGDNLNYGYRFSKEFVDAREREKTFTKGSMESARLLMNLHNNEAGRRIVSDLAHVSCKCHGVSGSCSLKTCWLQLADFRKVGDTLKEKYDSAAAMRLNSRGKLVQVHSKFNSPTSNDLVYIDPSPDYCVENKTSGSLGTQGRLCNKTSEGMDGCALMCCGRGYDQYKTELVERCHCKFHWCCYVKCKRCSRIVDQFVCK, from the exons ATGCTGTTCAAGCTGAAGTTGTTGCGCTCGGGGTGGGGTGGAGTCACGGACTCACGACACGGAGCAGTCACCATTGCCTTCTGTGCCTTCTTTATGCAAGTGTTTGTGGAAGCTAGCTCATGGTG GTCTCTAGCGATGAATCCCCTCCTGATACCAGAAGCGTATATCATAGGAGGACAGCCACTGTGCAGTCAACTAGCAGGTCTGTCCAAAGGTCAGAAGAAGCTTTGCCAGCTGTACCAAGATCATATGCAGTTCATTGGAGAGGGCGCCAAGACAGGCATCCGGGAGTGCCAATACCAGTTTCGCAACCGCCGCTGGAACTGCAGCACAGTGGACAACTCCTCAGTGTTTGGCAGAGTCATGCAGATAG GGAGCAGAGAGACAGCATTCACATATGCTATCAGCGCCGCTGGCGTGGTCAATGCAGTGAGCCGTGCCTGCAGAGAGGGAGAGCTGTCGAGCTGTGGCTGCAGCAGGGCAGCGAGACCTAGAGATCTGCCACGAGACTGGCTGTGGGGTGGCTGTGGTGACAACCTCAATTATGGATACCGCTTCAGCAAGGAGTTTGTGGATGCACGTGAACGGgaaaaaactttcaccaaaggCTCTATGGAGAGTGCACGACTGCTGATGAACCTTCATAACAATGAGGCAGGACGGAGG ATAGTATCAGATCTCGCCCATGTGTCCTGTAAGTGTCATGGCGTGTCCGGCTCCTGCAGCCTTAAAACGTGCTGGTTGCAACTTGCTGATTTCCGCAAGGTGGGTGACACACTGAAGGAGAAATACGACAGCGCCGCTGCCATGAGGCTGAACAGCCGTGGGAAGCTTGTTCAAGTTCACTCCAAATTTAATTCTCCTACCAGCAATGACCTGGTGTACATCGACCCCAGTCCAGATTACTGCGTAGAGAACAAAACTTCCGGCTCTTTAGGAACTCAAGGTCGCCTCTGTAACAAGACATCAGAAGGCATGGATGGCTGCGCGCTCATGTGTTGCGGTCGAGGGTACGATCAGTACAAAACAGAGCTGGTTGAGCGCTGCCACTGCAAGTTTCACTGGTGCTGCTACGTCAAATGCAAGCGCTGTTCACGAATAGTTGACCAGTTTGTGTGCAAGTAG